The proteins below come from a single Verrucomicrobiia bacterium genomic window:
- a CDS encoding helix-turn-helix domain-containing protein, translating into MTPNTSTKLPVVSHRILKTSDWFHADGFPIAVERRQPQAPFPLHAHEFSELVIITGGSGLHVTGGRAYPLAAGDVFVISGGRPHTYAQLRHLCLVNLLYQPEKLPWPWADLPALAGYHALFTLEPAWRRRHEFKSRLHLRPDELRQVLALIDLLEAELQQRAPGFACMATAAFMQIIGFLSRCYSRSWNPDARALLRIAETITHLETHYREPVHLDTLARLARMSKRSFLRAFHAATGTTPIAYLLQLRLNHAAHLLRHSSLNITEIAFATGFNDSNYFTRQFRQRFGLSPRQWRQQHRPPAATLPDFQRA; encoded by the coding sequence ATGACGCCAAATACCAGCACAAAATTGCCAGTCGTGTCACACCGCATTCTCAAGACCAGCGACTGGTTTCATGCCGACGGCTTCCCCATCGCCGTCGAGCGCCGCCAGCCCCAGGCGCCCTTCCCCCTCCACGCCCACGAGTTCAGCGAGCTGGTCATCATCACCGGCGGCAGCGGCCTGCACGTCACCGGCGGCCGCGCCTATCCCCTGGCCGCCGGCGATGTCTTCGTCATCAGCGGCGGCCGGCCGCACACCTATGCCCAACTGCGGCACCTCTGCCTGGTCAACCTCCTGTACCAGCCGGAAAAACTCCCCTGGCCCTGGGCGGATTTGCCGGCCCTGGCCGGGTATCATGCCTTGTTCACCCTGGAACCGGCCTGGCGCCGCCGGCACGAGTTCAAAAGCCGCCTCCATCTGCGCCCCGACGAGCTGCGGCAGGTGCTGGCCCTGATTGATTTGCTGGAGGCGGAGCTGCAGCAGCGCGCCCCGGGCTTCGCCTGCATGGCCACCGCGGCCTTCATGCAAATCATCGGTTTCCTCTCCCGCTGTTACAGCCGCTCCTGGAATCCCGACGCCCGCGCCCTCCTGCGCATCGCCGAAACCATCACCCACCTGGAAACCCACTACCGCGAGCCGGTCCACCTCGACACCCTGGCCCGCCTGGCCCGCATGTCCAAACGCAGTTTCCTGCGCGCCTTTCACGCCGCCACCGGCACCACCCCCATCGCCTATCTGCTCCAACTGCGCCTCAACCATGCCGCGCACCTCCTCCGCCATTCCTCCCTGAACATCACCGAAATTGCCTTCGCCACCGGCTTCAACGACAGCAATTACTTCACCCGCCAGTTTCGCCAGCGCTTCGGCCTCAGCCCCCGCCAGTGGCGCCAGCAACACCGGCCCCCCGCCGCCACCCTCCCCGATTTCCAGCGCGCCTGA
- a CDS encoding carbohydrate-binding family 9-like protein, translating to MIAANPARPETWVPRLPAPADLPLPEDAWAAAAALDVAAFRPESSPHRPVTTLRLLHDNACLYGRFTVHDHFVRSRHTRFGDPVYRDSCVEIFLQPRPDRGYFNFEFNAGGAMLCCYITNPERVGASFKEYRKWRPEDAHGLQIRSSLPPVVEPEQVGPQTWWLMFALPVRLLEPFVGPLGPLSGQCWRMNAYKCGNETSHPHWAAWAPVDALNFHLPHCFGAMRFA from the coding sequence ATGATTGCCGCCAACCCGGCCCGTCCAGAAACATGGGTGCCACGCCTCCCCGCCCCCGCAGACCTGCCCCTGCCGGAGGACGCCTGGGCCGCCGCCGCCGCGTTGGACGTGGCGGCCTTCCGCCCGGAAAGCAGCCCCCACCGCCCCGTCACCACCCTGCGCCTGCTGCACGACAACGCCTGCCTCTACGGCCGCTTCACCGTGCACGATCACTTTGTGCGCAGCCGCCACACGCGCTTCGGCGATCCGGTGTATCGCGACAGTTGCGTCGAAATCTTCCTCCAACCGCGCCCGGACCGCGGCTATTTCAATTTTGAATTCAACGCCGGCGGCGCCATGCTCTGCTGCTACATCACCAACCCCGAGCGCGTGGGCGCCTCCTTCAAGGAATACCGCAAATGGCGGCCCGAAGACGCCCACGGCCTGCAAATCCGCTCCTCCCTGCCGCCGGTGGTGGAGCCGGAACAGGTCGGGCCGCAGACGTGGTGGCTGATGTTTGCCCTGCCGGTGCGGCTCCTGGAGCCGTTTGTGGGGCCCCTCGGCCCCCTCTCCGGCCAGTGCTGGCGCATGAACGCCTACAAATGCGGCAATGAAACCTCCCATCCCCACTGGGCCGCCTGGGCGCCGGTGGACGCGCTCAACTTCCACCTCCCGCACTGCTTCGGCGCCATGCGCTTTGCCTGA